The Methanobacteriaceae archaeon genome has a window encoding:
- a CDS encoding cobaltochelatase subunit CobN produces MFSLSCISAQDNETVLDASAIENDVSEISLLQSSQVDKEILGASNNVIKINVKHHYNKTANTWNEDGYALEGATVKLFDSNNKLISTHKTDSKGSVIIKNLNAKKYYVEVSYADFESKKSNLLDFTRYSGTYEGSFDFIPDILLVVDYASAHTEKVNALMEMSKRVAFIDTRNYDSSREWLFGYAKFVHIDMFAEGVYSSLTAEKLGKLLSVCPANFNYNVAYTFGVYSDSILSSTGLKIVGANDNKNTFHTVENTYIGSYFQSEDIESQDILQHNMENYLKYVFYLIDPSKYTNPTLNDANAPMMGPECGFYHPDLGIFTIYPEGSLINQWIKNNPGYDSDGKGSLNWMVQDYAQWFADVLDPTTLYKQFEQEFIDKLSPQKNFIVIASYYCGGDVVDSLIRGFEEVGRPAFNVFKFSTDPSMSSILNKISNISSIGISSIVSLYSWSLSYNNGSAEGDLSDIDVEVLKGVNEISKNSYESEIGPQTEWTYSVTYPSFEGVFSPIILSYVDDNAKVHVIQTGVDKMVQLTSKWADLKDLNNSEKIISIVLYNYPPGKAEIGASYLDVLQSTYDLLIKLYDSGYTTCDIRKEMNITEFTNLLFDMGNKGSWAGGLLKKYVESNWDELVKHNQLISMDQFLDLTDDLPDSLFEQMVSQWGSGLGKSMVYTADDGNQYLVIPGIWFGNIFITYQPSRGWEEADINEVINNFHDLTLPPHQQYVAFYEWMDKVAHVNAIVSMGTHGTLEWLPGKNLGVGSGDWSFELTKIPTIYPYIVSNPGEAMIARDRSLAMLITHMTPAIVTSELYGQYAELNNYITYYKDQMKLNVTSNADEYKQKIIKLAPSLGFKAYDKSTSFDKWLDDLHLYLENMGDDFMTYGLHTIGKILTGEELSGEVVTIVTSQTKIYNQIMEFLYPNLKGKDFYKDIQGSVKYVNERHAVEAFMKNFADALVNGSSVDDFANLFGISKNSSLYQSMSYAQQVIVNIQNNNEWNAILTALSGGYVKAGLFADPAYGDSIPTGSDGYASDSTRMPSQAAYESAVKIVDLLLANYYEQHGKWPEMNALILWGTEISRTEGIGVAEFLYFLGCKPQWSNNGKVVGVELIPLEELTIKLNDGSVVNRPRIDVYASIVTSNKDWLTWMVSATKLAANANESAKDNYVIKHYKENPTLDRLFGLPGNILEGTGMSTLIPNTANWNITTLNEACLNIYLETVSFAWTIDENGEISINKQKDTFKYLLTKTDLITQNLDSTWRVLDSDDYYDWFGGLYNAASLLREQAGLKRPDTAFVDIRDKNRYVSRTYEDELEFEIRTTFLNPKYITPLKGTAAGMNWIATRMQNAFGLLTVSNNKLNSQLGNQMADVLLDLASGITDSSTSYGIQSSLAHMIYMANQGTWDADSKLVEKLANEYMNQVLQYGVACCHHTCKNLEFNMKVIQASSLTEAQKAEFAKMLAEATNTDPLYEMEDGGKNAHELVNGTDATEQSSSASGGATSAGQDMSQPAADAKTAAESQSSSSSAGESQANAYELSQSSASKSASSSEASMPIFIIIAIIVLIAIFVVGYAKKDDEDFDDY; encoded by the coding sequence ATGTTTTCTTTAAGTTGTATTTCAGCGCAAGATAATGAAACTGTATTGGATGCTTCAGCTATTGAGAATGATGTTAGTGAAATTTCTCTATTACAGAGTTCTCAGGTTGATAAAGAGATTTTAGGCGCATCTAACAATGTAATTAAAATTAATGTTAAGCATCATTATAATAAAACTGCCAATACTTGGAATGAAGACGGTTATGCTTTAGAAGGTGCAACTGTTAAATTGTTTGATTCCAATAATAAATTAATTTCAACACATAAAACTGATTCTAAAGGTTCAGTTATTATTAAAAATTTAAATGCAAAAAAATACTACGTTGAAGTTAGCTATGCAGATTTTGAATCTAAAAAATCTAATTTATTGGATTTTACAAGATATTCAGGAACTTATGAAGGTTCATTTGATTTTATTCCAGATATCTTGTTGGTAGTAGATTATGCTTCTGCTCACACAGAAAAAGTAAATGCATTAATGGAGATGTCTAAAAGAGTAGCTTTCATTGATACAAGAAACTATGATTCATCTAGGGAATGGTTATTTGGATATGCAAAATTTGTTCATATTGACATGTTTGCTGAAGGAGTTTATTCTTCTTTAACTGCTGAAAAATTAGGTAAGTTGCTTTCTGTTTGTCCGGCAAACTTTAACTATAATGTTGCATACACATTTGGTGTTTACAGTGATTCAATTTTAAGTTCAACTGGATTGAAAATTGTTGGTGCAAACGATAATAAGAATACTTTCCATACTGTAGAAAATACATACATTGGTTCTTATTTCCAATCTGAAGATATTGAGTCTCAAGATATTTTGCAGCATAATATGGAGAATTATTTGAAATATGTATTTTACTTAATTGATCCATCTAAATATACAAATCCGACTCTTAATGATGCTAATGCTCCTATGATGGGGCCTGAATGTGGTTTTTATCATCCTGATTTAGGTATTTTTACTATTTATCCTGAAGGTAGTTTAATTAACCAATGGATTAAAAACAATCCAGGTTATGACAGTGATGGTAAAGGTAGTCTAAATTGGATGGTTCAAGATTATGCACAATGGTTTGCAGATGTTTTAGACCCAACTACATTATATAAACAATTTGAACAGGAATTCATTGACAAATTATCTCCACAAAAGAACTTTATTGTTATTGCATCTTACTACTGTGGTGGAGATGTAGTTGATTCTTTAATCAGAGGTTTTGAGGAAGTTGGTAGACCAGCATTTAATGTCTTTAAATTTTCCACAGATCCATCTATGTCTTCAATATTAAACAAAATCAGTAATATTTCATCAATAGGAATCTCTTCTATTGTTTCATTATATTCCTGGTCTTTAAGTTACAATAATGGTTCTGCTGAAGGAGATTTATCAGACATTGATGTTGAAGTACTCAAAGGTGTTAATGAAATTTCAAAAAATAGTTATGAAAGTGAAATTGGACCTCAAACTGAATGGACTTACTCTGTAACATATCCAAGTTTTGAAGGTGTGTTCAGTCCTATTATCTTATCATATGTGGATGATAATGCTAAAGTTCATGTAATTCAGACTGGTGTTGATAAAATGGTTCAGCTTACTAGTAAATGGGCTGATTTGAAGGATTTAAACAATTCTGAAAAAATCATTTCAATTGTTCTTTATAATTACCCACCTGGAAAAGCTGAAATCGGTGCGTCTTATTTAGATGTTCTCCAAAGTACATACGATTTGCTCATTAAATTATATGATTCAGGTTACACAACCTGTGATATACGCAAAGAAATGAATATCACTGAATTTACCAATTTGTTATTCGATATGGGTAACAAAGGTTCATGGGCTGGTGGATTACTTAAAAAATATGTTGAATCTAACTGGGATGAATTGGTTAAACACAATCAATTAATTTCAATGGATCAATTCCTTGATTTGACTGATGATCTTCCAGATAGTTTATTTGAACAAATGGTTTCACAATGGGGTTCTGGTCTAGGTAAATCTATGGTATACACCGCAGATGATGGAAATCAGTATCTTGTCATTCCAGGTATTTGGTTTGGTAATATTTTCATTACTTATCAGCCAAGTAGAGGATGGGAAGAAGCAGACATTAATGAAGTCATTAATAATTTCCATGATTTGACATTACCTCCTCATCAACAATATGTTGCATTTTATGAATGGATGGATAAAGTTGCACATGTAAATGCAATTGTTAGTATGGGAACACACGGAACATTAGAATGGTTACCGGGTAAAAACCTTGGTGTCGGTTCTGGTGACTGGTCTTTTGAATTAACAAAGATTCCAACTATATATCCATATATTGTATCTAACCCTGGGGAAGCTATGATTGCAAGAGATAGAAGTTTAGCTATGCTTATTACTCACATGACTCCTGCAATTGTAACATCTGAGTTATATGGTCAATATGCTGAATTAAATAATTACATTACTTACTACAAAGATCAAATGAAACTTAATGTTACTTCTAATGCTGATGAATATAAACAAAAAATCATCAAATTAGCTCCATCATTAGGTTTTAAAGCTTATGACAAGTCTACTTCATTTGATAAGTGGTTAGATGATTTGCATTTGTACCTTGAAAACATGGGCGATGACTTCATGACTTATGGTTTACACACTATAGGTAAAATTTTAACTGGTGAAGAATTATCTGGGGAAGTTGTTACAATTGTTACTTCTCAAACTAAAATTTATAATCAGATAATGGAATTCTTATATCCTAACTTAAAAGGTAAAGATTTCTATAAGGATATTCAAGGCAGTGTAAAATACGTAAATGAACGTCATGCTGTTGAAGCATTTATGAAAAACTTCGCTGATGCTTTAGTTAACGGTTCATCTGTTGATGATTTTGCTAACCTATTTGGTATAAGTAAAAATAGTTCATTATATCAATCTATGAGTTATGCTCAACAGGTTATTGTAAATATCCAAAACAATAATGAGTGGAATGCTATTCTTACTGCATTATCTGGTGGATATGTTAAAGCAGGATTATTTGCAGATCCAGCATACGGAGATTCAATTCCAACTGGTAGTGATGGTTATGCTTCAGATTCAACAAGAATGCCTTCTCAGGCAGCTTATGAGTCTGCAGTTAAGATAGTTGATTTGTTACTTGCTAATTATTATGAACAGCATGGTAAATGGCCTGAAATGAATGCATTAATCTTATGGGGTACTGAAATATCAAGAACTGAAGGTATTGGTGTTGCTGAATTCTTATATTTCTTAGGTTGTAAACCTCAATGGTCCAATAATGGTAAAGTTGTTGGTGTTGAATTAATCCCATTAGAAGAATTAACAATCAAATTAAATGATGGTTCTGTTGTAAATAGGCCTAGAATTGATGTATATGCAAGTATTGTTACAAGTAATAAAGACTGGCTTACCTGGATGGTTAGTGCAACCAAATTAGCAGCTAATGCTAATGAAAGTGCAAAGGATAACTATGTAATTAAACATTATAAAGAAAATCCTACTCTTGACAGGTTATTTGGTCTTCCAGGAAATATTCTTGAAGGAACTGGAATGAGTACTCTTATTCCTAACACTGCAAACTGGAATATTACAACACTTAACGAAGCTTGTTTGAATATTTACCTTGAAACTGTTTCATTTGCATGGACTATTGATGAAAATGGTGAAATCAGTATCAACAAACAGAAAGACACATTCAAGTATCTTCTTACTAAAACAGATTTAATCACACAAAACTTAGATAGTACATGGAGAGTTCTTGACTCTGATGATTACTATGATTGGTTTGGAGGATTATATAATGCTGCTTCTCTTTTAAGAGAACAAGCTGGTTTGAAAAGACCTGATACTGCATTTGTAGATATCCGTGATAAAAATCGTTATGTTTCAAGAACATATGAAGATGAACTTGAATTCGAAATCAGAACTACATTCTTAAATCCTAAATATATCACTCCGCTTAAAGGTACTGCGGCTGGTATGAACTGGATTGCTACAAGAATGCAAAATGCATTTGGTCTTTTAACTGTTAGTAACAATAAATTGAATTCACAATTAGGTAATCAAATGGCTGATGTTCTTTTAGACCTTGCTAGTGGTATAACTGACTCAAGTACTTCATACGGTATCCAATCATCTCTTGCTCATATGATTTATATGGCTAATCAGGGTACTTGGGATGCTGATAGTAAATTAGTTGAAAAGCTTGCAAATGAGTATATGAATCAAGTTCTTCAATATGGTGTTGCATGTTGTCACCACACTTGTAAAAACTTAGAATTCAATATGAAAGTTATTCAGGCAAGTTCTTTAACTGAGGCTCAAAAAGCTGAATTTGCAAAAATGTTGGCTGAAGCTACTAATACTGATCCATTATATGAAATGGAAGATGGTGGTAAAAATGCACATGAATTAGTTAATGGTACTGATGCTACTGAGCAATCTAGTAGTGCTTCTGGTGGGGCAACATCTGCAGGACAAGATATGTCTCAACCTGCTGCTGATGCAAAAACTGCTGCTGAATCTCAAAGTTCCAGTTCTTCAGCAGGAGAATCACAAGCTAATGCTTATGAATTATCTCAAAGTTCAGCTTCCAAATCAGCAAGTTCTTCTGAAGCTAGTATGCCTATATTCATCATAATTGCTATTATTGTTTTAATTGCAATTTTTGTAGTTGGATATGCTAAAAAAGACGATGAAGACTTTGATGATTATTAA
- the map gene encoding type II methionyl aminopeptidase, with the protein MIESYIKAGKIVSDIRSEASKMISDGALVIDLVNYVESEILKTGAEIAFPCNVSINEIAAHYTSPADDKTAFKAGDMVKLDLGAMVDGCIADSAVTVIASGNIDENYTQDEINLHEEIKEASAAGLEAAIATARAGIEVSKIGAAVHEAIAEYNLNPIFNLTGHSLEKYNLHAGISIPNYDNHDSYVLEEGQAIAIEPFATNGEGIVNDAPGHYIFSYIANKPFRMKSTQRVLKHIQHNHKQVPFSGRWITDEFGERKGSIALKQLAEAMAIYPYAPLREKENCFVSQKEHTVIIEKEGCTVTTI; encoded by the coding sequence ATGATTGAATCTTATATTAAAGCTGGAAAAATTGTTTCAGACATACGTAGTGAAGCTTCAAAGATGATTAGCGATGGAGCATTAGTTATTGACCTTGTAAACTATGTAGAAAGTGAAATATTAAAAACTGGTGCTGAAATTGCATTTCCATGTAATGTTTCTATAAATGAAATTGCTGCTCATTATACCTCACCTGCAGATGATAAAACTGCATTTAAAGCAGGAGACATGGTTAAACTCGATTTGGGAGCAATGGTTGATGGATGTATTGCAGACTCAGCAGTTACAGTAATAGCTAGTGGAAATATTGATGAAAACTACACTCAAGATGAAATTAATTTACACGAAGAAATTAAAGAAGCATCTGCTGCAGGTCTTGAAGCTGCAATAGCTACTGCAAGAGCAGGAATAGAAGTTTCAAAAATCGGTGCTGCAGTTCATGAAGCAATAGCAGAGTACAATTTAAATCCAATTTTCAATTTAACCGGCCACAGCTTAGAAAAATACAATTTACATGCAGGAATTTCAATTCCAAACTATGATAATCATGACAGCTATGTTTTAGAAGAAGGACAAGCTATTGCAATTGAACCATTTGCAACAAACGGTGAAGGTATCGTTAATGATGCTCCTGGCCATTACATTTTCTCTTACATAGCAAATAAACCGTTTAGAATGAAAAGTACACAAAGAGTTTTAAAACATATCCAGCACAACCACAAACAGGTTCCATTTTCTGGAAGATGGATTACTGATGAGTTTGGAGAAAGAAAAGGCTCAATTGCACTTAAACAGTTAGCAGAAGCAATGGCTATTTATCCTTATGCTCCACTTCGTGAAAAAGAAAACTGTTTTGTAAGTCAAAAAGAACATACAGTTATTATTGAAAAAGAAGGTTGTACTGTTACAACAATTTAA
- a CDS encoding DUF1002 domain-containing protein, whose product MHKNNIIIAILSIIIIGMLIPVGFSVNDNQVVLTYGETTKNNAEYKNIVDTFFESQTGIDLKGVNSKIITASEVNKISSTITGKNYNSNQIFSSALVDLNDNENLKVTVDKSKITTITGDMYISALKSVGITKGHIFVTSPITATGESALAGIMNSYEEASDVKIPETVKEAANNEIYTQAEIVNDTNVSADDLSKLVDDIKEVVKKENITDHQTIVDLINNYTIQHNINITSSDIEELANSIEQLQNIQEDIDNYQTELSNAIDNS is encoded by the coding sequence ATGCATAAAAATAATATTATAATAGCTATTTTATCAATAATAATTATTGGAATGCTTATCCCAGTAGGTTTTTCAGTTAATGACAATCAAGTTGTATTAACCTATGGTGAAACAACAAAAAATAATGCTGAATACAAAAATATTGTTGATACATTTTTTGAAAGTCAAACAGGCATTGATTTAAAAGGAGTAAATTCAAAAATAATCACTGCTAGTGAAGTAAATAAAATTTCAAGTACAATAACTGGGAAAAATTATAATTCAAATCAAATATTTTCATCTGCATTAGTTGATTTAAATGATAATGAAAATCTTAAGGTCACTGTAGATAAATCAAAAATCACAACAATAACCGGTGACATGTATATCTCTGCATTAAAATCTGTGGGAATTACAAAAGGACATATATTTGTAACCAGCCCAATTACTGCAACTGGTGAATCAGCATTGGCAGGAATTATGAATTCCTATGAAGAAGCAAGTGATGTTAAAATTCCAGAAACCGTAAAAGAAGCAGCAAACAACGAAATCTACACACAAGCAGAAATCGTAAACGATACAAATGTTAGTGCGGATGATTTATCTAAACTTGTTGATGATATTAAAGAAGTTGTGAAAAAAGAAAATATTACAGACCACCAAACTATTGTGGACTTGATTAACAATTATACTATTCAACACAATATCAACATTACAAGCAGTGATATTGAAGAACTTGCAAATAGTATAGAACAACTTCAAAATATTCAAGAAGACATTGACAATTACCAAACTGAATTGTCCAATGCAATAGATAACTCTTAA
- the frhB gene encoding coenzyme F420 hydrogenase subunit beta, protein MSLGTYKEAISARATDKKIQDVSQDGGIVSALLCYALDEGIIEGAVVAGTPDDDWRPVPTVVTSSDEVIAAAGTKYSMSPTLSVLKEATRQYGLEKLGVVATPCQTQGLRKAQAYPFTRFVADKVKLIIGIYCMENFPMASLDTFATAKLGFDSLTDATKMDIGKGKFWLTKDGEDNGLAIKETHGYEQAGCNICNDYVAEWADVSTGSVGSPDGWSTVLTRTEDGNSVFKAAVSSGLIETKPMDEVKPGLPLLEKLAKGKKDKNNAERERRAKMGVKVPTIY, encoded by the coding sequence ATGTCATTAGGTACTTATAAAGAAGCAATCTCAGCAAGAGCTACTGATAAAAAAATCCAAGATGTGTCACAAGACGGTGGAATCGTATCCGCATTACTCTGTTACGCACTTGATGAAGGAATTATTGAAGGTGCAGTTGTAGCTGGAACTCCTGACGACGATTGGAGACCTGTTCCTACTGTAGTTACTTCTTCTGATGAAGTAATCGCAGCAGCTGGAACCAAATATTCAATGTCTCCTACTTTATCTGTTTTAAAAGAAGCAACCCGTCAATACGGTCTTGAAAAATTAGGAGTAGTTGCAACTCCATGTCAAACACAAGGTTTAAGAAAAGCACAAGCTTATCCATTTACCAGATTTGTCGCTGATAAAGTAAAATTAATCATCGGTATCTACTGTATGGAAAACTTCCCAATGGCTTCTCTTGACACCTTTGCTACTGCAAAATTAGGATTTGACAGCTTAACTGATGCTACTAAAATGGACATCGGAAAAGGTAAATTCTGGTTAACCAAAGACGGCGAAGACAATGGTTTAGCTATTAAAGAAACTCACGGTTACGAACAAGCTGGATGTAACATTTGTAATGATTATGTTGCTGAATGGGCTGATGTATCTACCGGTTCTGTAGGATCTCCTGACGGATGGTCTACTGTTTTAACCAGAACTGAAGATGGTAACAGTGTATTTAAAGCTGCAGTTTCTTCTGGTTTAATTGAAACAAAACCAATGGACGAAGTAAAACCTGGTCTTCCTTTACTTGAAAAATTAGCTAAAGGTAAAAAAGACAAAAACAACGCAGAACGTGAAAGAAGAGCAAAAATGGGAGTTAAAGTCCCTACTATTTATTAA
- the frhG gene encoding coenzyme F420 hydrogenase subunit gamma, with amino-acid sequence MLDKIKKMFGGSSSPAPKVEKKEAAPVETKTEEKPKSAPSKPRIGYIHLSGCTGDVMSLTENYDILSTVLTDMVDIVYGQTLVDKWVHGTYAEEMPEMDLCLIEGSVCLQDEHSVQELLEARKKSGLIAAFGSCAITGCFTTYARGGQQAQPKHESFLPINSLVKVDVALPGCPVAPEMIAKTVVALCNGDLDYLKPAMDWAACDKGCGCDVLTNIVRQGLCTGCGTCALACPTRAMDFSEGRPSCDKDRCVKCGSCYMMCPRSWLPEGRIKKETGL; translated from the coding sequence ATGTTAGATAAAATTAAAAAAATGTTCGGTGGTTCATCTAGTCCTGCTCCTAAAGTAGAGAAAAAAGAAGCAGCTCCTGTTGAAACCAAAACTGAAGAAAAACCTAAATCTGCTCCATCAAAACCACGTATCGGTTACATACACTTAAGTGGTTGTACTGGAGACGTAATGTCTTTAACTGAAAATTATGATATCTTATCCACTGTTTTAACTGACATGGTAGATATTGTATACGGACAAACTTTGGTAGATAAATGGGTTCACGGAACTTACGCTGAAGAAATGCCTGAAATGGATTTATGTTTAATTGAAGGTTCTGTATGTTTACAAGATGAACACAGTGTACAAGAACTCTTAGAAGCAAGGAAAAAATCTGGATTAATTGCTGCATTCGGATCTTGTGCTATTACTGGTTGTTTTACTACCTACGCACGTGGTGGACAACAAGCACAACCTAAACACGAATCTTTCTTACCTATTAATTCATTAGTTAAAGTAGATGTAGCACTTCCTGGTTGTCCTGTAGCTCCTGAAATGATTGCAAAAACCGTTGTAGCATTATGTAATGGTGACTTAGATTACTTAAAACCTGCAATGGATTGGGCTGCATGTGATAAAGGATGTGGATGTGACGTATTAACCAACATTGTCCGCCAAGGATTATGTACTGGTTGTGGAACCTGTGCTCTTGCTTGTCCAACTAGAGCAATGGACTTCTCAGAAGGTAGACCAAGCTGTGATAAAGACAGATGTGTCAAATGTGGATCTTGTTATATGATGTGTCCAAGGTCATGGTTACCTGAAGGAAGAATCAAAAAGGAAACAGGACTTTAG
- the queF gene encoding preQ(1) synthase, which produces MVKENNNIPKLKHLGSKETIYPYDYSPDFLETIEDKNKKNDYVVTFNCPEFTSLCPVTGQPDFGSIVINYIPNGKILESKSLKLYLFSFRQYGAFHEDCTNIIMNDLIEILDPKYIEVKGNFMPRGEYP; this is translated from the coding sequence ATGGTTAAAGAAAACAACAATATTCCAAAATTAAAACATCTAGGCAGTAAAGAGACAATATATCCTTATGACTATTCACCTGATTTTTTAGAAACAATTGAAGACAAAAATAAGAAAAATGATTATGTAGTAACCTTTAATTGTCCAGAATTTACAAGCCTATGTCCTGTAACCGGCCAACCAGATTTTGGAAGCATAGTCATCAATTATATCCCAAATGGGAAAATTTTAGAAAGTAAATCATTAAAACTGTATTTATTTAGTTTTAGACAGTACGGTGCTTTTCATGAAGACTGTACAAACATAATTATGAATGATTTAATTGAAATCCTAGATCCAAAATATATTGAAGTAAAAGGAAATTTTATGCCCCGTGGAGAATATCCATAA
- a CDS encoding YdeI/OmpD-associated family protein produces MTKVYENVLNCKNSDEFRKWLELNHLTQKECWVKCKRGKPKDNSVFYYIDAVYTALSFGWIDSTYGLVDGVRMQRFSPRRKNSHWSELNKERCRWLIKNNLMSDEGFNKLPDLNEKFVIDDDILDVLKSDDEVWKNFNEFPDLYKRIKISNIQKERKKADIFSRMLNNFIENTKKGKMPGSWNDYGRLL; encoded by the coding sequence ATGACTAAAGTCTATGAAAATGTTTTAAATTGTAAAAATAGTGATGAGTTTAGAAAATGGTTAGAATTAAATCATTTGACTCAAAAAGAATGTTGGGTTAAATGTAAGAGAGGAAAACCAAAGGATAACTCTGTTTTTTATTATATTGATGCTGTTTATACTGCTTTGTCATTTGGATGGATTGATTCAACATATGGTCTTGTTGATGGAGTAAGAATGCAGAGGTTTTCTCCAAGACGTAAAAATAGTCATTGGAGTGAATTAAATAAAGAACGCTGCAGATGGTTAATTAAAAATAATTTAATGTCTGATGAAGGATTTAATAAACTTCCGGATTTAAATGAGAAATTTGTTATTGATGATGATATTTTAGATGTACTGAAAAGTGATGATGAAGTGTGGAAAAACTTTAATGAGTTTCCAGATTTATATAAAAGAATTAAAATCTCAAACATTCAAAAAGAAAGAAAAAAGGCAGATATATTTAGTAGAATGTTAAATAACTTTATTGAGAATACTAAAAAAGGAAAAATGCCTGGTAGTTGGAATGATTATGGGAGATTATTATGA
- the frhD gene encoding coenzyme F420-reducing hydrogenase, FrhD protein, which yields MPYDSDIIVIGCGNILFKDDGYGPIVINLLQKYFEDKNDYYDPAVTAYVEDEFDKDIVNQIKEKFEDVTLPESVQFIDGGTAAPMNFFPLYKEYNWKKLIVIDVVESDDEPGTIGIFDPNVMQVGKYDNPHGMTVEEPLQKIAEKCEVVIVGCKPESIPIPDVDVGLSESVEKAIPEAIDIILKEIGVK from the coding sequence ATGCCTTATGATTCAGATATAATTGTTATTGGATGCGGAAATATCTTATTTAAAGATGATGGATACGGTCCAATTGTTATTAATCTCTTACAAAAATATTTTGAAGATAAAAATGACTATTATGATCCAGCAGTCACTGCTTATGTTGAAGATGAATTTGACAAAGATATTGTAAATCAAATCAAAGAAAAATTTGAAGATGTGACTTTGCCAGAGAGTGTTCAATTCATTGATGGTGGAACTGCAGCTCCTATGAATTTCTTCCCGTTATACAAAGAATATAATTGGAAAAAATTAATTGTAATTGATGTTGTAGAATCCGATGATGAACCTGGAACCATTGGAATATTTGACCCTAATGTTATGCAGGTGGGTAAATATGACAATCCTCATGGAATGACCGTTGAAGAACCACTTCAAAAAATCGCTGAGAAATGTGAAGTTGTTATTGTAGGTTGTAAACCTGAATCTATTCCAATACCAGATGTTGATGTTGGTTTGTCTGAATCAGTTGAAAAGGCTATTCCTGAAGCTATTGATATTATTTTAAAAGAAATCGGGGTAAAATAA